The genome window CTTACGTAGCGGTTCCAATCCTCCGGAAGAAAGAAGTAGAGACAAACCAGCAAAAACAAAATCCCCAGGGCCGCCGGCGGAATCGCAGAATCGGCAATTCCCCAACCGCTCAACGACTTTTGAAAATACGTATAAGAAAAGTATAATACGAAAATACCGAGAACCCACTGAATCCAGCGCATCCATTTTCCGGATTTGGGAAGACTCAGGCCGAATACTCCGATCATCAAAAACGGAAATCCGAGTCCGACTCCGAATAAGAACATTTTAAACGAAGCCAAAAGAATCGAACCGGCAGTGATCGCCCCCGCCCCCGCGGTGATTTGCAAAAGGATCGCGACGACCACCGGCCCGACGCAGGGAGAAGAAAGAAGTCCCGCGCCCATCCCCAAAAGGAACGTTCCTCCGCAACCTTGTGCGGTTTTCACTTCTTTCGATTGGAAAAAAGGAAGATGGATCAGATCCAAAGAGCCCAAGGCCAAAAGAAAAATCAAAATCGCGAGTCCGAGATTTATGATCGGATATCGAAGAATGACGTTAAACGCACCGCCCGAAAAACCGGCGATTACGCCGAACGACGCATATACGACCACGAGTCCTAGATAATAAATCGAAGGATGAAGAATGCGGGGGGAACCTTCTCCCCTGGCCCGAACGATTCCGACCGTGATCGGATATAAGGGATAAACGCACGGTAAAAGGCTTGCGAGAACGCCACCGGAAATCAGAACGAATCCGGTCGTCCAGTCAAAGGCCCCGCTGGAAACGCCTTCGGAAACGGATTTTTGAATTTCGGAAAACCAAGAAACGGAAGTGGTTTCTGCGGATAAGGAAAGACAAACGGTGAAAAAAGACAGGAACCCCCAAACTGCAAAACTGCGTCGAAAAATCTTGTATAGGGCGATTCTTAGTAACACGGATCAAACGACCAAAAAATACGAAATCGTTTCGAGAACTATGCTTCCGCTTAAAAATCAGAGGTCAACCCGATTCTAAACGCACCATGCCCGAACTCGTAGTTTAGACTGGATGCGTTTTCAAAAGATTCTTTTTTTGCGGAAAGGGAGAAGGGGCTACCCCGTTTTTTCAGCGATTCCTCCCTCACCTAAAAATCGGAATCTGCCGAAAATCATTCTGAATGCGCCCCGGAATTCTCAGACTCTTCTATTGTATCCTCTTGGGGATATGGATCGGTGCGGAAACCGCGCCGGTTGGAGCCGAGATCGACCTCGACTACAATTACGAATACGAGAAGAACGGGCCTTATACGAAATTCTCCGACTGGGTTCCTTACAAACTCCATAAATGGGAGCCCAAATTTTTAGAGGATTATTACCAGCTCTACGGACTCAAACTCCATTACAAAGAGAACGAACTGAGAAGGGATATTTACTTCCTAAAAATCGGATTGAAGAAACGTTTTCGTCATCCCAAGAACGCGCTCTGTCCGATCGCCGACGAGGACGAATATTACAAATACCGCAACCTTCTTTTTATGCACATCAATCTGCAGATCATGCGTTCCTACATGAGAATCGCGTCCCAATTTGATAAGCGACATCTGTATTTTTACAACCTGGACTTCGCGTACGAACTGAACCGCTCTTTCGAGGTCGCCGACGGATTTTATAAGGAAGCCATTCCCTATTGGAAAGAAGCTCAGAGATATGCGGATCGTTCCTCCGAAATCGACAACGACTTGGATCTGGGAACCTTGGAGACGGAACGTTATGAAATCATCACGGGGAAACTCGATTTCGGAAAGATCATCGAGGGTCATTTGGCCCGTTTAGAAAAGAAAAGAAATACGGTGAAGGAATATCTGAACAAACATCCGGACGCCAACAAACCCGTGCTCGAACAGTAAAAGTAGGAGTTCCCACAAGGAGAATTTTTCTTGAAAATGTAAGAATTCTCTGATATAGAAAAGTCTGCCGATTTTCTCCCGCAAGCCCGCCTCCTCCACCCAATCAGGGTGGGGACAACCTTGTTTTACAGCAAAATCGTCGGAGCTCTTACAGGCAATTCTCCCTAAAAAAAAAGCCCGAGAAAAATCCCGGGCTTTTTTTCGATTCTGCGTTTGAAAACGGCGCCTCCGTAAAGTCGACGCCCTTTTCGATTAGCAGGAATAGGTCGTAAGGAATTCGAACGGGTGAGGTCTTCCTTCCCAAGGCCAGATTTCAGTTTCAAACTTATACGCTTTGTAAGTTTGAATGAATTCTTCCGTGAACACGTCTCCTTTTTTGAGGAAGTCTCTGTCGAGGAGCATGTGCTCAACCGCTTCTCTCAAAGTGTGAGGCATCTGCTGAATTCCCTTCTCGCGGATTTCATCCAGAGAAAGTTCGAAAAGATCTTCTTCCCGAGGTGGACCCGGATCGATTTTCTTTTGAACTCCGTCGATACCGGCCATCAGCATCGCCGCGAAAGCGAGATACGGGTTCGCGGAAGAATCAGGGAAACGGAATTCTACCCTTCTTGCTTTGTCTCCGTTAACGAAAGGAATACGGCAGGAAGCGGAACGGTTCTGAGCGGAATACGCTAAGATAGAAGGAGCTTCGAAACCGGGAAGAAGTCTCTTGTAAGAGTTTGTGGAAGCGTTTGTGAAAGCCGCACAAGCTTTTGCGTGAGAAAGAACCCCGCCGATGTAGTTCATAGCGGTGTCGCTGAGGTTTTGATATCCTTTTCCCGCGAAAAGGTTCACGCCGTTTTTCCAGATGGACTGGTGGCAGTGCATCCCGTTTCCATTATCACCGTAAAGAGGTTTCGGCATGAAAGTCGCAGTCTTACCGTAGTTGTGCGCGACCATCTTCACGACGTATTTCAGTTTTTGAACGTTGTCCGCGGCTTCGATCAGAGTTCCGAATTTCACACCGATCTCACCTTGGCCTTGCGCAACCTCGTGGTGAACCACGAAAGTTTCCATACCGATCTGGTGAAGAGTCTTAACGATCGCAGCTCTCAGATCCACTTGAGAGTCCACAGGAGCTACCGGAAAGTAACCGCCTTTGGTTCCGGGACGGTGACCGGTGTTTGTAGAACCGGGGAAATCCGTATGAGAATTCCAAATCCCTTCCGAAGAATCGATTTCGTAGTATTGAACGTTGATCGCGTCTCTTACTTTGATGTTGTCAAAGATGAAGAATTCGTTTTCAGGACCGAAATACGCGGTGTCCGCAAGACCGGAAGACTCGAGATATTTCAGAGCTTTCTTAGCGATGGAACGAGGACATTTTTCGTAGAGTGCGCCTTTGTAGATGTCGAATACGTCGCAGAAAACCACAAGAGTAGGATCCGCAGTAAAAGGATCTAAGAAGATCGCATCCGTATCCGGAATCAATTGCATGTCGGATCTGTCGATCGGCTGCCAAGCTGGAATGGAGCTTCCGTCAAAAGGTAAACCTTTAAAGGAATCTTCAGTGATAGCAACTGTGTGATAAGACACGTGGTGCCAAGCTCCTTTGATATCCGTAAAACGGAAATCGTAGAAAAGAACGTTATTCGCCTTGGCGTATGCGATAACTTCACTAGGTGTTCTGGACATTCTATTCTCCTATTTGTCTTCGAGTATTAATAACTAATCTCTAATTCACGCGTAGCGTGCGTCTGTAAACTTTAAGCAATTATCGTACCATTGGAATGAAATCCGATGATTTCCGAAAAAAAGGGAACAATTCCCTTCTTCTATCCGATTGCGGGACGAATCCGGAATCAAAGTAAAATTCCTTGAAAGGCAGGCAAGCCCTAAAATACACTGCGGTAGCAGATTTTATCTTTTTTCCAATCCGATTGGCAACTAGCTTAATTTTCGTACAAAGACAGTACTGATAATTTACATTCTGCATAAATATTATTCAGCGTTCGAGAAATCCATGAGACAAATTCATTTTCTTACCGAAGCGGAGTTAAAACGAAGAATGGATCGCGAAACTTTCACGACCTTATTCGAAACTTCCGAACCGACCGAAGGCGCTTTGAAAGAATTTTTTGCCCAATTGAAAACTTGGGCCGAAGAACAAAACGCGAAGTATTGCATCGCGTTTTCGGAATCTTGGTTTGAACGCTTCGAACTCTTGGAAACGGAAAAATCCCCCACCCGTTCGATTACGAATCTATCGAAGATCGTCAATCCTCCGTTTGCCGGAGTTCCGTCCAAATTCTTCCCCGCATTCGTATGGGGAGAATCCCTCTATTTCCCTTTCGCGGCTGAAGAATCCACACTTTCCTCCAAGATCGCGATGATGGAAGAAAAGATCGAAGTCGAAGCAAAGCAGAAAACGAAATCGACTAGGAACGCCTCGATCTATCGGTTAGAATTTCAAATCATAACCGGGGATTCTTTCGGGCTAGAACAAATTCTGAATTTGGACATTCCCGCAAGTCTCGTCGAAAAAATCATCGAACGCGACGGAGAATTCTTTTTACTCACTCCGAAATTAAACGGAACCCGCGCCCTTTTCGCGATATATCTTTTGTCCACGATCTCCGAAAAAATCGAATTCAATTTTTCTAAAGTAACGATCGAACTGAACACCGATCGTGCCGTCCTTCCGATTTGGTTCAAACGTTCCGGAGGGGCGTTGGCGGGGATCGATGCGGAGAATTCTCCCGGCTACCAATCGGGAAATTTTCCTTCCTTGGAGATTGCCGCTTCTCCGTGGTTGAGCGCTTCGTTTTTGTTTTTAGTATTGAATTCTTCCTTATTGGATGCATGGGAAAATGCGGGAACAAACGAGGCCGGATCGGGTGGCGCCGCGAGTGAAACGAGCGGCGGCGGTTCTGAAAATCGTTTGCCTATGGATTTGCAAACGGAAACGATCGCTTCGTTTCCCCGTTTCGGAAGGAACGAATCTTGGAGAGATCTTACGGAACATCGTTTTGCGTCGCGGGTTTCGAGGCACGCGGGAGAAGAGGAGAATTTCTATCACACTCTCCTTCAAAAAGAATACGAAACTTCCAAGAACATTCTCGATTCCACATTAGAAACTCGTAAGGAAGAATTGGAAGAATTCGAAATTCCGGAATTACTCGATCGATTGAAAGCGGCTCAGGATTCTTCCCAAACGATTTCGTTTCACGAAGGCGCACGTGAGGATTGGAAAACGATCCAGTCGGCAATCATGAATTCGATTTTAGAACGTTGGAAGGAACGCACGGAACTGACGACGAAAAAAATCGAGGAAATCTCCTCGGCTTCCGCATGGAAAAATCTGATCGAAATCTGGAAGTCCTAGGTTAGAAGGAAACCTTGACAGGGCGATTCCCCTGAAAAAAATAGCACTGGAACCGATTTTATCGGGTCCAAACAAAGCGGCGACGTAGCTCAGCTGGTTAGAGCAACGGAATCATAATCCGCAGGTCCGGGGTTCGAATCCCTGCGTCGCTAATCGTTTCAAAGGAGAAGACGTTGAAACATCTCTTTCTATTGATTCTTTCTTTCTTCCTTCTGGCAGGTTCCGTGTCAGCCCAATCCGCTACTTGTAACGAAGTTTGCGGTTTTTACTTTGGCTGTGTGGAGCAAAACGCTCCGAGAAAACTCAGCGCAGATGAAAAAACGAAAGTAAAAGCAGGTTGTTTGAATTCTTGTAAAAAACATACGGCGGCAGTCGCAGCTTGTTTCGAAAATCACAAGTCTCAGTGTAAACCGTTCAACGATTGTATCGTAAACGCATACAACTCGAATAAAAAATAAATCTTAGAACCACCGAATTTCCTTCAAAGTAAAAACGATTTGAAAGGGAAATGTGAAAAGAGCGGGAACAAACCCGCTCTTTTTTTATACAAAGGGAACGCGGCATAAGGAAGCAGCCTCGAGGGCGGCAAAGAATACGCCCCTCGCCTGTCCCCCGTCACTCCAAAAGCGCGCGATCGAAGTCTTTAAAGACGGGATCCAATCCGCGCGCTCTGAGCGTGGTCACCAATTCGGGAATGGTTCGGTTGTCCTCGATTTCAAATTGTTTGAGCGCGCCGGAATCGGAATATCCTCCCGGCTCCGTTTTGGATTCCACGGACATGTGCGTAATCCCTAATTCGCAAAGATGGTCCCTGAGTTTCTGCGATTCTCTTGTGGATAGAACGAGACCAACGTCCGGAAAAGAAATCCGAAACGCGAACAGATAACGCACAAAGTCCTTGTCGCCGATCGGAACGATTTTTTGGAAATTCCCGGCCGCAGGCCGCATTCTCGGAAGAGAAACCTGGAAGGACGTTCTCCAGTATTCTTTCATTAGATATTTTGCATGTTCTCCGAGTTTATACAATTCTCCGAGAGGATCGGAAAGCCCGAGAAGCGCGCCGAGACCGATACGTCGAAATCCCGCCTTTCCTCCCCGATCCGGAGCCTCGAGACGGTAGCGCATATTCTTTTTGATTCCGCGATAGTGATTCTCCGCATAAACGATCGGGTCGTATGTTTCCTGATAAACGACAAGAGCCTCCGCCCCCGACCCGATTAAAGATTCGTACGGTTCTCGATCGAGGGGATAGATTTCGATCGCGATGGAATCGAACGATTTTTTGAGAATCGACACCGCGTTTCGGATGTATTCCAAATTCGTTTTGCTGTAATCCTCTCCCGTCAATACGACAAGATGACGGATCCCCTTCGACTTGAGAACTTGCGCTTCCCGTTCGATCTCCTCTTCGCTTAACGTTTTGCGCGGAATTTTGTTTTCGTAGCTGAATCCGCAATAAAGACAGGAAGAGCGACATTCGTTGGAAAGGTATAAGGGCATGTAGAGCTGAATCGTGTTTCCAAAACGTTCTTTTTTGATTTGTTTCGAAAGAATTGCCATCGCCTCCAAATACGCGGTTGCCGCGGGAGAAATTAGAGAAACATAATCTTCGAATGGAACAGATTGCCCGAACGAAGATTTATGAAGCGCGCTTTCGACGTCGTTTTTCGTTTTGGAACGAACGATTTCAACCGCGTCCTCGAACGAAGTTCTGTCAAAAAGATCCGTGTACATCTCTTTCTTCTTCGTTTAAAAAACCGGTTAAAGGACTGGAAGCCGAAGCCTCCAATTTGAATTTTGCGCCCGTTCCGCCGTAAAGTTTTGCGAGGCGTCCCGCTTCAGTCGCGAGTCGAAACGCTCTTGCGATAGCGGATGGATTCTTTGCGATCGCGATTGCGGTATTGACGAGAACGGCGTCCGCACCGAGTTCCATCGCCTCCGCAGCGTGGGAAGGAAGACCGAGTCCCGCGTCGACTACGACCGGAATTTTGGATTGAGAGATGATGATTTCAAGATTCGCTTTCGTACGGATTCCGAGATTGGAACCGATCGGGGAACCGAGCGGCATTACTGTTGCGCAACCGGCTTCTTCCAAATGTTTGCAAAGTATCGGATCGGCGTTGATGTAAGGAAGAACTTTAAATCCTTCTTTAACGAGAATCTCGGCGGCCTTTAAAGTTTCGATCGGATCGGGTAACAAATATACCGGATCGGGGGTAACTTCGAGTTTCACCCAATCACCGGCTCCGAGTTCTCGCGCAAGCCTCGCAAGTCGAATCGCCTCTTCCGCATTTCTCGCACCGCTCGTATTTGCTAAAAGGAGAATTTTGTTTCGATCGATTCTGGAAAGAATATCGTCCTCAGGAGCTTCCAGATCGACTCGTCTAAGCGCGACGGTCACGACTTCCGTTTCGGAGGCGATGATCGCGCTATGCATCGCTTCACCCGAAGAGAATTTTCCGGTGCCAAGAAAGAGTCTGGATTGAAACGTTTTGCCCGCGATGACGAGCGGATCGAAGTTCATGTCGGAGGAAGAAGTCATTCTACTGTAGAAATCTTCGGACAGGGCCACACCGTCAAGAAGAGAAGATTGGAAGAAGAAATTGGAAGCAGTTTTCAATTTCGTTTGAAATTCTATTTTTCGTTTTAATTCGGTTAAAAAGAAGCGCTTCCGGCGCAGAGTTCGGATTTTGATGCGGTTTGATCTTTTTTTATTTTTTTCCCTCTCTGAATCGAGGACAGGGAACCGTACGAAACATGGCTGGCATTTATCTCGATATCGATCAGAAGATTCAATCCGTTTTGGTTTCATCCGAATCGAATGTGGAAACTCTCCTTTTCCAGGAAAGTTATCTCAATTCGCTAAGCACCGAACAACGAAAGGTTTTGCCGAAACGAATTCTTCCCTTGTTGCGTAAGTATCAAAAGTTCCTTCTTTCTAAACGGAGAATCAATCGAAATGCTCAGAAAACTTTATACCAAAGGAATGTCGGGAAATTAGTTCGTTTGAATATGAGAGTGAACACCGGAATTTGGGCAATCTTAGGTGTTATCGCCGCCGCTCATGGAGTGTCTCGATGTTTTTTAGTGAATTATATGATTTGGTTGGATGATTCCGGCGTCGGAGATTCTATCGAAGAAAAATTAAATGTGGGATCTCCCACCTTTCAAAACTCTTACAGTTACCTCTGGCACTTAGACCTACTTAACAATCGTATTACAAAAAGTCTTGAATTTCGGCCAAATCCGATTTGGTTCTTAACTTCGGAGGACATTCCGCCTCGATTTGGAGCAAAGTAAAAGCGATACATTTTTTAAAGAAAGTCAAGGTGTGGAAATACGGATCAAACAACGAACACAAGATTGATTGAGCCGAACAAAAAACGGAATAAGCGTCTCACAAAACGATTGCAGGTTCAGCAGCAAACTACAGCCACATCGAATCACATTCGCCGCTGAGAACTACGTGCAAGCAACACCATGCCGCAACGCGCGAAGGAATCGTTTTCGTTGCATTCGAATCGAAGAACCGCGGAAGCACCGCGGCTTACGAAGCTAAACGGCCGCTTCGGTGACTTTCTCCGCGATCGAAGCGGCTTCATCCAGCTTCAAAGAGAGAATTCTCGAGATCCCCGGTTCCTCGTTCGTCACTCCGAACAAAGAATTCGCGCGATTGATCGTGGATTGTGCGTGTGTAATCACGATAAACTGGGACTTATCCTTGAACTTATCCAGAATTTGGCAAAAGCGAAGTTTGTTCGCCTCGTCCAACGCCGCGTCGATCTCATCCAGAAAACAAAACGGAGAAGGTTTCACCATGTAAATCGCAAAAAGAAGCGCGATCGCGGTCATCGATTTTTCACCGCCCGACAATAAACGCAAGTTCTGAACATGTTTGCCCGGCGGCTCGGCCATAATTTCGATTCCGGCATTTAAACTATCTTCGTTCTCGGTGAGTTCCAACATCGCACGTCCGCCGTTGAACAAGGTGGAAAACGTTTCTTGAAAGTTCTCGCGAATCTTCTCAAAAGTTTCGCGGAATAATTTTTCCGATTCTTCGTTGATTCGATTGAGAACGTCTTCCACGTCCGCTTTGGATTTTTCGATATCCTCTTTTTGAACGCGATGGTGTTCGTAGATCTCCTTCACACTTCTATATTCTTCGATGGAAAGAGGGTTGATCGAACCGAGCATTTGGATATCGGACTTGAGTCTCTTCAGTTTGACTTCTTCTTTGGTTCGTTCCAAATTGCGGTTTTGAAACTCCGCGACGAGTTCTTGTTCCGAAATCGAATAATCGTTGTACAATTCTTCCGTAAAAGAATCGATCTGAACTTTCAAACCCGAAACGGTTCTTTCCTTTTCGGTCAACACAGGAATCAGATTTTTAAAATCGTCCTGATTCTTTTGAATATCGTGTTTGAGATTTTGAATCTCTTTTAAGATGTTCCGCAAGGATTCCTTTTCGGATTCGAGAGCGCGGCTCATGTCCAAGAATTCGTTGTAGCTCGACTCGATCTGCTGTTCGAGTTCGGAGACTTCTCGCTCAAATTCCTGCTTTTTGGAGATTACGTTCTGGATCGAATCTTTTGCGTTTTGAATTCTCTTTTCGATTTCTTCCTTGCGGAGCCCGATCGCCTTTGCGGCTTCCAATCTTGAATTTCGTTCGGAGCCGAGTTCCAAAACTTTTTTTTCTAAGAATACGGTTTGTTCCTTGTTGGCTTCCAGGTTTTCGCGCAAGGATTCTATCTTTAAACCGGAATCCTTAATGCTTCTTGTAAGATTTTCGTTATCCAAGATCAAGTCTTCGATCTGTTGATCCAACGTTTCTTTTCTGGATAAGAATCCGTCCCGATCGAAAAGAATATTACGGATCATATCTTCCAGGTGAACGAACTCTTCTAATTTCGATTGAACATCGCCTAAGTTCAGTTTTTCGAGAACGGAAGCGATCTTGGACTTTTCGGAAAGCTCCCAATTCTCCCGTAGCTCCGCAATCTCGCGGGAATATTCGGACATCTTAGAAAGAAGAAACTCTTTCAATTCCTTTCTTCTATTTTCCGTATCGATCGCTTCTTTCTTTCTGGATTCGAGTTGGCTGATCAACTCAAAGATGACTTCTTTGAGTTTTTCGCGAAGTTCGTTGTGGGCCTTATCGTTGGAAGCGATCTTGGATTCCTTTTCGACAACGGCCGCGTTCTCGTCTTCGATTTGTTTTTCCAGAACCAGCTTGGAATCCTTCAGCTTTTGGATCTCTTCCTGAAGAAGTTCGATTTCTCCTTCGAGTTCGGCGCATTCTTTCTGAATTCTTTCCAAATCGATGACGAGCAAACTCAAAGAAGATTCCTCTCCGTTCAAAGTTTCCGTCATCTCGGAGATTCTTTCCTCGTATTCGAGAATGATCTGTTTGTTCTTTTCGATCTTCTCTTTTTGAATCTTCGTTTGGGAAAGATGATCGTATAATTTCTTGTCGATTTCGGAAACGCGCTTTTCGATTTCCGATTTATCTTTTTCTAACACTTCGATCCGACCGGTTTCCTCGCTGATCGTATCGAGCAAGGTTTGATTCTTATCCTTGATGCCCTGCAGTTCCTCTTCCGAAGCTTTCAGCTTTTTGGTAAGAGTGGAGAATTTCAGATAACGAATGATTTTGTCTGTTTCGTCCAACTCCGCCTTGAGTTTGAAATAGGCTTCGGCTTTTTCGGCCTGCTTTTCCTTGACTTCCATTTCCTTCTTCATGGAATTCATGATGTCGTGGATGCGGAGAAGATTCTGTTTCGTGTCGTCCAGACGTTTCAACGCCTCTTGACGTTCCAGTTTGAATCTGGAAATTCCGGCGGCTTCTTCGAAGATCAGTCTTCGTTCTTCCGGCTTGGAATGAAGAATGCGGTCGACCTTTCCTTGTTCCATGATCGAGTAAGAAGACTTACCGATTCCCGTATCCATCAGAAGTTTTTCGATGTCCTTTCTTTGAACTCTGGAATCGTTGATGCAGTATTCGTTGTTGCCGTCCATGTAAAGACGGCGAGTCATCTTAACGGACGGATAATCCATCTTAATCAATCGGGAAGAATTATCGAAGATCACGGAAACTTCCGCATAACCCGCGGGCTTGCGCGCTTCGGAACCGTGAAAGATCACGTCGTCCATCTTGTCTCCGCGAAGTCCCTTCGCGGACTTTTCACCGAAGACCCATTTTACGGCGTCAACGATGTTCGACTTACCGCTGCCATTCGGTCCGACAACGGCGGTAAATCCCGGATCGAGAAGAATTTCGGTCTCGTCCGCGAACGTTTTGAATCCAACAATATTCAGACTTTTTAAATACATAGTTTTTGTGTTTTTCGTTTCCGATTGTTCCGGAAAGATGTTTCCAATTGACCAGATTTGGGCAGGGATTAGAATGCACCTGGGTTATTATGTCTCACAATCTCTCTGAAAAGACAAGAGAAATATTCGGGAAAAAGCCGTACTTATCTCTCTATTTCCAACGAGAACCCGACTCGAATTTACGATTCGCTCTGAAACCCGCTAAGAATCCGAAAGAGAGATTTTTAGAGTTGGATGGCCGCGCTCTTGCGAGCGCGGTGGCCCCTCTTACCCAAGCACAAAGAATTCTTCAGACGCAAAAAATAACACCGACCGATCTTGTCGCCGTCATCGGCCTCGGAAATCCGCATCTCATCGAAGAAGTTCACAGAAACATGGAGCCGGGACAGATTCTTCTTCTCGTGGACGAACATCCCGAACTCATCTTTCCTCTTTGGGAAGAAGTCCTCGAGCCCGTGATGGAAGTTCCGGGTCGACATTTGTTTTTAGGTCTTTCCGCGCTGGGTCTTCTATGGAATTATTTGGAATCTCTTCCGGTGGAACGCGTTTCGGGAATTCGCGTTTTTAGAAACGCGGCGAGCACTTCTCTCAACGAAGCCTATTACGGAGAATTGGAAATCAAGATCCGTAAAATTCTTTCCTCCAAGATGAGCGATCTTTTGACCAAGTTCGAGTTCGAAAGAATCTGGGTTCGCAATACGTTCGTCAACACCGCGAACTTTCCCGATCCGAACAATCGACGCACGCGAGTCGAACTCTTAAAGGAAAAATTCGCGAACACGCCGGCCATGCTCGTTTCCGCGGGACCGTCTCTTCGAAGTCAATGCGAATGGATTTCCAAAATCAGGGACAAGGTGTTTCTGTTTTCCTGCGACACTTCCCTCAAAGCCCTTTTAAAATTCGGAATCGTTCCTGACGGCGTAATCACCCTCGACGCGCAAACTCATTCTTTCTTTCATTTTATGGGAGCGGAATCGTCTAACGTTCCTTTGTTCGCAGACTTGGTGAGCTCGCCTTCGATCTTGCGTTCGCAGAAGTTCACCAAGATCGTTCATTCGTTAACCGCAAAATACATCGTCGACGCAAGCGGAGAGTTAAAACGGGAAGTCACCGCGGGCTCTAAAACCGCGGAAAAACTTTTGGGTCCGATCGGAGACATTCAATCCGGAGGAAGCGTCGCAACGACCGCGTTTGATCTTTTGAG of Leptospira sanjuanensis contains these proteins:
- a CDS encoding protein-disulfide reductase DsbD family protein → MLLRIALYKIFRRSFAVWGFLSFFTVCLSLSAETTSVSWFSEIQKSVSEGVSSGAFDWTTGFVLISGGVLASLLPCVYPLYPITVGIVRARGEGSPRILHPSIYYLGLVVVYASFGVIAGFSGGAFNVILRYPIINLGLAILIFLLALGSLDLIHLPFFQSKEVKTAQGCGGTFLLGMGAGLLSSPCVGPVVVAILLQITAGAGAITAGSILLASFKMFLFGVGLGFPFLMIGVFGLSLPKSGKWMRWIQWVLGIFVLYFSYTYFQKSLSGWGIADSAIPPAALGILFLLVCLYFFLPEDWNRYVRMKKALFLGGVVLSATGLVILLAPNLGGSYSASTAEIETKGNLSWFRTPGKAYTEGKEEGKKVFIDFYADWCTNCKAFEELTQNDPALNEALRGAVLLKIKDQDPIFETYANDPRFEELKIGLPFFVILDEHGNLLYKNTDYQDTTTMIQTLKRSF
- the glnA gene encoding type I glutamate--ammonia ligase — protein: MSRTPSEVIAYAKANNVLFYDFRFTDIKGAWHHVSYHTVAITEDSFKGLPFDGSSIPAWQPIDRSDMQLIPDTDAIFLDPFTADPTLVVFCDVFDIYKGALYEKCPRSIAKKALKYLESSGLADTAYFGPENEFFIFDNIKVRDAINVQYYEIDSSEGIWNSHTDFPGSTNTGHRPGTKGGYFPVAPVDSQVDLRAAIVKTLHQIGMETFVVHHEVAQGQGEIGVKFGTLIEAADNVQKLKYVVKMVAHNYGKTATFMPKPLYGDNGNGMHCHQSIWKNGVNLFAGKGYQNLSDTAMNYIGGVLSHAKACAAFTNASTNSYKRLLPGFEAPSILAYSAQNRSASCRIPFVNGDKARRVEFRFPDSSANPYLAFAAMLMAGIDGVQKKIDPGPPREEDLFELSLDEIREKGIQQMPHTLREAVEHMLLDRDFLKKGDVFTEEFIQTYKAYKFETEIWPWEGRPHPFEFLTTYSC
- a CDS encoding Cys-rich protein, encoding MKHLFLLILSFFLLAGSVSAQSATCNEVCGFYFGCVEQNAPRKLSADEKTKVKAGCLNSCKKHTAAVAACFENHKSQCKPFNDCIVNAYNSNKK
- the thiH gene encoding 2-iminoacetate synthase ThiH: MYTDLFDRTSFEDAVEIVRSKTKNDVESALHKSSFGQSVPFEDYVSLISPAATAYLEAMAILSKQIKKERFGNTIQLYMPLYLSNECRSSCLYCGFSYENKIPRKTLSEEEIEREAQVLKSKGIRHLVVLTGEDYSKTNLEYIRNAVSILKKSFDSIAIEIYPLDREPYESLIGSGAEALVVYQETYDPIVYAENHYRGIKKNMRYRLEAPDRGGKAGFRRIGLGALLGLSDPLGELYKLGEHAKYLMKEYWRTSFQVSLPRMRPAAGNFQKIVPIGDKDFVRYLFAFRISFPDVGLVLSTRESQKLRDHLCELGITHMSVESKTEPGGYSDSGALKQFEIEDNRTIPELVTTLRARGLDPVFKDFDRALLE
- a CDS encoding thiazole synthase — encoded protein: MTSSSDMNFDPLVIAGKTFQSRLFLGTGKFSSGEAMHSAIIASETEVVTVALRRVDLEAPEDDILSRIDRNKILLLANTSGARNAEEAIRLARLARELGAGDWVKLEVTPDPVYLLPDPIETLKAAEILVKEGFKVLPYINADPILCKHLEEAGCATVMPLGSPIGSNLGIRTKANLEIIISQSKIPVVVDAGLGLPSHAAEAMELGADAVLVNTAIAIAKNPSAIARAFRLATEAGRLAKLYGGTGAKFKLEASASSPLTGFLNEEERDVHGSF
- a CDS encoding DUF1564 domain-containing protein, with the protein product MAGIYLDIDQKIQSVLVSSESNVETLLFQESYLNSLSTEQRKVLPKRILPLLRKYQKFLLSKRRINRNAQKTLYQRNVGKLVRLNMRVNTGIWAILGVIAAAHGVSRCFLVNYMIWLDDSGVGDSIEEKLNVGSPTFQNSYSYLWHLDLLNNRITKSLEFRPNPIWFLTSEDIPPRFGAK
- a CDS encoding chromosome segregation SMC family protein, whose protein sequence is MYLKSLNIVGFKTFADETEILLDPGFTAVVGPNGSGKSNIVDAVKWVFGEKSAKGLRGDKMDDVIFHGSEARKPAGYAEVSVIFDNSSRLIKMDYPSVKMTRRLYMDGNNEYCINDSRVQRKDIEKLLMDTGIGKSSYSIMEQGKVDRILHSKPEERRLIFEEAAGISRFKLERQEALKRLDDTKQNLLRIHDIMNSMKKEMEVKEKQAEKAEAYFKLKAELDETDKIIRYLKFSTLTKKLKASEEELQGIKDKNQTLLDTISEETGRIEVLEKDKSEIEKRVSEIDKKLYDHLSQTKIQKEKIEKNKQIILEYEERISEMTETLNGEESSLSLLVIDLERIQKECAELEGEIELLQEEIQKLKDSKLVLEKQIEDENAAVVEKESKIASNDKAHNELREKLKEVIFELISQLESRKKEAIDTENRRKELKEFLLSKMSEYSREIAELRENWELSEKSKIASVLEKLNLGDVQSKLEEFVHLEDMIRNILFDRDGFLSRKETLDQQIEDLILDNENLTRSIKDSGLKIESLRENLEANKEQTVFLEKKVLELGSERNSRLEAAKAIGLRKEEIEKRIQNAKDSIQNVISKKQEFEREVSELEQQIESSYNEFLDMSRALESEKESLRNILKEIQNLKHDIQKNQDDFKNLIPVLTEKERTVSGLKVQIDSFTEELYNDYSISEQELVAEFQNRNLERTKEEVKLKRLKSDIQMLGSINPLSIEEYRSVKEIYEHHRVQKEDIEKSKADVEDVLNRINEESEKLFRETFEKIRENFQETFSTLFNGGRAMLELTENEDSLNAGIEIMAEPPGKHVQNLRLLSGGEKSMTAIALLFAIYMVKPSPFCFLDEIDAALDEANKLRFCQILDKFKDKSQFIVITHAQSTINRANSLFGVTNEEPGISRILSLKLDEAASIAEKVTEAAV